Sequence from the Theropithecus gelada isolate Dixy chromosome 20, Tgel_1.0, whole genome shotgun sequence genome:
ACTCCCCAAGGTCTCCGTCTGCGAAGGGTGCCAGGTCTGGGGACAAATGGGGGCTGTACTTTGACCGTAATCTTTTAGAAAAGCAAGAGgagggtcgggcacagtggctcatgcctgtaatcccagcaatttgggaggctgaggtaggtggattacctgaggtcagaagtttgagaccagcctggctaatgtcgtgaaaccccatctctactaaaaatacaaaaattagccaggcatggtggtgggtgcctgtaatcccagctacttgggaggctgaggcaggagaatcgcttgaaccggggaggcagaggttgtagtgagctgagatagtgccactgcactccagccagggtgacaggagTCACCTGGGGTgcagctctgtctcaaaaacaaaacaaaagcaagaagagGCAAGGAGCAGGGTGGGTAGGGGAACCCCTTAGTTCCTGGTTTGCGAGAGCAGTGGGTGCACGGAGTGGGGTCCGAGTATGTAGCGGGGAGGGACCTGGGCTCCTGTGGGGGGTGTAGTCCCCCTGCACTTTCTGGCTTTGGCATCTGCCAGGCCCTTTTGGCATCTGCGAGTCTCAGACCCGAggtgtggggcaggaggagggaggctgagacggagGAGGGAGGGTTGCCCAGGGCTGGATGAAAGCCACAGGGAAATGCACACCAGATGAGGTGGGCTCCGCAGGGAGGGAGGGTCCTCAGAGCAACTCGTCAGATGTTTGTCACACGGGGGTCCAGTCCTGCTCGTCTCCCTCCTCCCCCGTCTCTCCCATCTCATCCACACCCGGGCTAGGACAGGCTTCGGATGCCTGGGGAGGGAAAGGAATTGATCCCAAAGATCTCTGCTCTCTGAGCTGGTTTGTGCAAGAGGGGGCCTGGAAAGCCCTTGCCGCCTCTCTGTGTTCCCACTGCCCTTCCACGGCAGGGGGTCCGGGAACTCCATCCCCCTTCGGGGCTCTCTCTGACTCTTTGGAGAGAAGGCCTGGCAGGGCGAACATTCCGATTTTGGTGCTGGTCCCTCCAGCAGGCGGGAAGAGGAGGATATTCAGAGTCACTGGTGTGCCTTCTGGGAAAGGAAAGGGGTGGGCTCCTGGTCTCGCTGGGTGCCTGGGGTCAAGAACGTCCCAGACGGGAGGGAAGGGCCTGGGGAAAGGCAGGCAGTGACTTCTGATGAGGCCTGAGGTCTGTCCCCTCCCAGCACCAGCCTGGTTTCTCTCCGTGGGCATCGTCAGCGAGGTCCCTGGTGGTTgcggcagggggtgggggtgcctCCCCTTCTCATGACTTCCTCTCAGGGACGGGGGTGCCCCTGAGCTGCCAGGCTTCAGACCTTGGTACCGCCACCATCTGAGGCTTCTGTGTTTGTCCCTGGGATGCTGGGTGTGGTTCCCATGCGGGCTGCAGCTGTGAGAGGTGGGGCGGGGCGTGCAGGGGCTCTGGGACTAACACCGCCCTTCCAGGTGGGCTGGAAGGAGGCAGCCCccaagggtgggaagagggagggcTGAGCCCCACGCTCACCCCCAgcacccctgcccctcccagtCTCCCTGTGGCTGCTTCAGAAGTGGCAGcgggtgggtggagggaggcccagctccctctgtcaccaagaTGGAGGAGGACTTGTCCGGTGACGTTGTAGGCCAGCTCTGCCCAGGGCCTGGTTCTGCGGAGCGGGAAGGCTCCCGTGCCGCCCACCCCCGCTCTGCCCCATTCCTGGTGGATGTTGTGGGGGAAGCCTGGATTCTCTCCCGCTGCCGTCCTCACACATCCTCCGTCCCACCTCCAGCGCTCTCCACCGAGCACCCCAGTGCAGGGGGTCTGTGCAGCTGCCTCTGGCGCAGCCTGCGTTTCCCTGGGGGTCTGAGCAGGAAAAGGGAACTCAGGACCTGCCTGCCAGGGGCTCGAGTCTGGGGCGGTCACTCCTGGCAGGTCAGCCTCCTGGCAGGGGCCGGTCCTGGGGCTGTCAGCAGGGGTGGGGGAAGCCCCCTcagagggcaggaggcagggctgggcatgACCAGCAGGGCATCCCCTCCCTAACACAGTTCCTGTTTCTATCGACCTAGTTCCCAGCCCTCCCCAGCTCTCCCTCGGAGCTGTTTGCTCAGCTGACCTGCCGCGCCCTGCCCTGCCCGACCTCACCCTGCACTACCTGGCGGGCAGGTGCTGCCCGGGGCACTGCTGGGGgtgcctgggcctgcctgggctGGGCACCCAGGATGGGCTCTCTGCCCAGGTGGGACAGTCCTGGCCTGTGGTCGGCCGATTCCCCCGGGACCTTGGGACTGGGTCAGTGCCCTCCTCCCCTGTGTCAGAATGAGGAGAATCTCAGAAAGGCCCCCTCCCTGGCCTGGCACCCTGGCAACCTGCAAGATCTGGGGGGCTACAGTGGCCCAGAGTCTTGGGAAGGATCTTCAGGCTGGCGCCACCATGTCTCTGGCTTTCCTCACATGTGCTGGGCTCTGCTGGTGACTTTTTGGCCTCCTGAGTCTGGGCCCAGGTTGATGAGAATTCACAGGGCTACAATAAAAGACGGGGAGagaggccagctgcagtggctcaccgctgtaatcccagcactttgggaagccgaggtgggcggatcacctgagatcaggagctcgagaccagcctggccaacatggtgaaaccccatctctgctaaaaatacaaaaattagctaggtgtggtgacgggcacctgtaatcccagctacactgggggctgaggcaggaaaatcgcttgaacccaggaggcagaggttgcagtgagccaagatcgcgccaccacactccagcctgggcgacagagcaagactccgtttcaaaaaataaagaaagatggAAGAGATGTAATTATatcggggagggagggagcagggagggctGCTTTTTGTTGAGGACACTATGAATAATTGGTGGAGGGCTGATGTAGGGGATGCTGTCAACCACCGAATGAAAGGGTGACCTCGAGTGATCTAGGTGGGCGGGCCTCGGGGTGCTTGGTCTGCGATGAGAAAGGAGTTGGGGGCAGCCTAGTTCTGGGAGAGTGTGCGTCCGGTGGGAGGGAGCAGGCTCTGGAAGCGAGGATGGCAGGGATTGCACAAGGAAGATATGTGGGTGGTGAGGAGCATGTTGTGCCTCCCCGCCAGCGACCATCATCCTCTTATCCTCAGTGTGGCAGCAGGTGGGGCAGGCCGGCGGAACAGGCCGCTGCAGGCCGGCGCTGGGCTGGGCACCCTCACAGTCCATGTTCCAGGCTGCCCAGCCGCGCATGTTAGGAGGGGTGGGCGTGAGCAGAGAGGAAGGCTTGCCCGCCTTGGAGGCCCGGGCTTCCCGGGCATAAGGGGGCCTTGGTCCCGGGCCCCTGGGGGTCGGTCGAGAGCTGGGTAGGCTCAGACCCCCTCTCCTTGTACCCATCCCACAGGAGTCTGATGCCCCGAACCCTGGATGGGCAGATCACCATGGAGAAGACCCCCAGCTACTTCGTGACGCGGGAGGCCCCCCGCCGCATCCACGCCATGTCCCCGGACATGAAGCTGATTGTGGTGGTGAGGAACCCCGTGACCCGGGCCATCTCCGACTATGCCCAGACGCTCTCCAAGACCCCGGGCCTGCCCAGCTTCCGCGCCCTGGCCTTCCGCCATGGCCTGGGCCCTGTGGACACGGCCTGGAGCGCCGTCCGCATCGGCATGTACGCTCAGCACCTGGACCACTGGCTGCAGTACTTCCCCCTGTCCCACTTCCTGTTTGTCAGCGGGGAGCGTCTGGTCAGCGACCCGGCCGGAGAGGTCGGCCGCGTGCAGGACTTCCTGGGCCTGAAACGGGTCGTCACAGACAAGCACTTCTACTTCAATGCCACTAAGGGCTTCCCCTGCCTCAAGAAGGCCCAGGGCAGCAGCCGTCCCCGCTGCCTGGGCAAGTCCAAGGGTCGGCCACACCCGCGCGTGCCCCCAGCCGTGGTCCGGCGCCTGCAGGAGTTCTACCGGCCCTTCAACCGCAAGTTCTACCAGATGACCGGCCAGGACTTCGGCTGGGGCTGAGCGGCGCCCTGGGGATGCTCAGCACCTTGATTGACATCCGCTCACCCAGCCAGAGCAAACTGCGTGCACATGCTGGGCAGAGaggaatatttaagaaataaagctcggggccgggcgcggtggctcaaccctgtaatcccagcactttgggaggccgaggcgggtggatcacgaggtcaggagatcgagaccatcctggctaacatggtgaaaccccgtctctactaaaaatacaaaaaaaaactagccgggcgtggtggcgggcgcctgtagtcccagctactcggaggctgaggcaggagaatggcgtaaacccgggaggcggagcttgcagtgagccgagatcgcgccactgcactccagcctgggtgacacagcgagactccatctcaaaaaaaaaaaaaaagaaaaaaaaaaaagaaataaagctcgGACCCAGATTTTTCCACAAAACCTCGAGGTTGGAGGGTGGAGGCGCTGCCCCCAGGGATGTGATAACCATACCAGCGAACTCCACGGGGCACTGACTGTGTGCCTCATGccaccggtttttttttttttttttttgagacggagtctcactctgtcacccaagctggagtgcagtggggccatctctgctcattgcaacctccgcctcccggattcaagcaattctcctgcctcagcctcccaagtagctgggagtacaggcatgtaatcccaggctaattttttgtatttttttttagtggagacggagtttcactgggttacccaggatagtctcgatctcctgaccttgtgatctgcccgcctcggcctcccaaagtgctgggattacaggcatgaaccaccacacccagcccaaaactCATTCTTTATACACCCTCGGAGGTGGCTGGTGTGCCTGGTCAGGTCTAGCGTGTGAGCTCAGAGAGGCTTAGGGCCTGCCCAGTGACATGCAGTTTAGTCCTAATGATGCTGGGGGCGGTGCTTGGGCTCTCAGCTCTGGGAGGCCGGGCAGGGTTGTCCTCGTGTgcaggatgaggaaactgaggccgcAGGCTGCTCTGTGGAGTGGTGGGGCAGGATTAAAGTCAGGTCTGCACCCACCACCTCTGCTCATCCGGAATCCAGGTATGAAGGTGGATGCTTCCTTCTGGAGCCTTGTGGAATTGCCTGAGTGTTGGTGAGGTTAGTGAGTGTTGGGCATGTGCAGAGGGCGATGATTAATAGCCTCCTAGCCTTCCCTGCAGAGGCCCACCCATTGAGGCCCCACCcactctcaggccccacccactCCCCCAGGCCCCTGCTGCCCCAGTTCCACTGTGTTTGTTCTGTGCCCGCCCCTGGGGACAGGGCTGGAATCAGTGGCCCTCTGCAGTCTAGCTGCCCGCTCATAACTGAGGCCAGACTCAGGCAGGCTGGGGTGCCCTGTCTACCCCTGTGTCCTGGGAGCGGGAGGGTCCCCTTGGGAATGACTCTCACCTGCTCCTGGCCACGTGCTGTCTGCCAGGTGCCCACCAGCTGCCCTGACGATGACTTCTGGGTTGCCTGGGCTTAGCCCCAGGCCTGTCGCGGGGACTGGCTACGGTCTCTACAGCCCCGCTGCGTCCCACAGGCCCCGATATGGCCTTTCTgcctctcagctacttggagccACTCCCTGTCTTGGGGCCCAGGGATGCAGACAGTGAGGAAGGATTTGCAGGAGGGGTCTGCGTCTGGACACCCACCCCTCCTCCTGCTAGTTTCTGGGCCCAGTGGACACTCCACTCTGCAGCTGCCCTGAGGGGCAGGCACTTCCTCCAGGCCCCTCCATCCCAGGCCAGGACAGAGGC
This genomic interval carries:
- the HS3ST6 gene encoding heparan sulfate glucosamine 3-O-sulfotransferase 6: MAGSSGLGGGAGQGAALRASRAPLLLVALVLGAYCLRVLPGRCPPAARTLAPAPSPSEPSSSVRRPGAPDLPVASGPGRRRFPQALIVGVKKGGTRALLEFLRLHPDVRALGSEPHFFDRCYERGLAWYRSLMPRTLDGQITMEKTPSYFVTREAPRRIHAMSPDMKLIVVVRNPVTRAISDYAQTLSKTPGLPSFRALAFRHGLGPVDTAWSAVRIGMYAQHLDHWLQYFPLSHFLFVSGERLVSDPAGEVGRVQDFLGLKRVVTDKHFYFNATKGFPCLKKAQGSSRPRCLGKSKGRPHPRVPPAVVRRLQEFYRPFNRKFYQMTGQDFGWG